Within Sorghum bicolor cultivar BTx623 chromosome 2, Sorghum_bicolor_NCBIv3, whole genome shotgun sequence, the genomic segment GTCGGAGCTCGCCGTGAAGGTGGGCGGCCAGACCGTGGCGTGCCGGAGCGCGTGCGACGTGTTCGACACCGATCAGTATTGCTGCCGGGGGAAGTTCGGCAGCCAGCCCACGTGCCCGCCGACGCCCTACTCCAAGAAGTTCAAGGACGCCTGCCCGACGGCGTACAGCTACGCCTACGACGACGCCAGCAGCCTCTTCACCTGCTCCGGCGCCGACTACATCATCACCTTCTGCGCCAGCAGGTAGCTAACACCATCGCCATCGCCATTTTtattctgcatgctcctctggATTTTTCGTGTGGTGATGACAAGGAAGTTCCATGGTTGATCTGAATGTTTGCAGGAAGCAACAAGCGTGCTCGTACCACAACAATCAGCTGGTTTGCAGTGGTGCCAGCAGCCGGCGGCCATGGCCGATCACGTCCAAGATCCTGCTGCTTCTAGTACTGCCGCAACTCATCTTTTCGGCGCTGCAGTTTGCAGTCTGACCATCCAACAAGAGCAACCAACCTGCCTGATATATATTTTCCTCAATTGTTTTCTTGTAAATTACACTAACTATTGGTTATCATAATATATGGCCCTATTCGTTTTTTAGCTTATCTGTCGAATTTGCCAgtcattcaacagtgtttttctttctGCCCCACACGTGTTCTGTAAATTATTATAATCTCTTCAGACACCATAGTGATTGTGGTAAATTAGGCTTGTAAGTACTACTTGCtccataagtcattccaaaaatctcgtagagtcaaagtattttcaaatttgaccaaaattagAGAGAAATAttaagatttgtaacataaagtgaaagtgagtatactataaaaaatataattaagaaagaatctaatgatacatagttggtatcataataattattattttatcatataaatttagttaaacttagGATAGTTTGACTcaccaagattcttagaataacttataatttaggatggagggaataCTACCTAGGCTAGTCTCAAAGCAGAGGCTGCGGCTCCAGCAAGCATGGGAAAGGGAATGCGCCGCCGTGGCTCATCCactcgtgtgtgtgtgtgtggcagAGCTTGCCACGCAGAGGCATTGCGGCGACGATCGAGCTAAGGCTCTGACCTGCCCTCCAAACGCATGCAGGTGATGGAAGATGTTGTGCATATGCTTTGGCTAGGATCGATGGAGGAGTTGTGAGGAGAAGCTCATCATGCTCTACTCCGACGACGATGACATTAGTGAACAGCCGGAGGTTGAATACGACAAACGGTGTGTTACGACAAATAATTAGTGAAGCGCCGAAGGTTGAATAAAATAATGAGTGCGACGTCTTTTGACAAACAACCACAAGTTTGCGGTGTCTTTTGGCAAATTCTCGATCTAGCGATGTGAACTGACCAAATACACAATTCTCCGGTGTCCTACGATAGGTAGGCCAATCCATGCATGTGGATTTGCCGCACAGCACGAGGTAAAAACTGTGTAGCGCGCCCAAAATTTGGCTTCAACATCAATGCATTGAAAGAGGATTCATGCCGCACAGCAAATCCGACACTAATACAGGATTTTCCTTGCGCAGCCTTTGGCAATGGGCTTCAAGGCGAGCGGCTTTTGGTTGCCAATCTCACTTATTCGAGCCTGGGCAGCTCGGCCTAATTAATCGAGGCGGGCTTTCTAATTGTAATCGTCTTGATAAATTATTGACCGAGATGGCCATTATAATTCAACCACCTCGGTAAATTAGACCCAGACCCCcgcacgcgcgcgcgcacacacacacacgcacgcGCACACACACCAGACTTTAGGGTTTCCAAGTTGTGCTAATCTCTCTCGTGTCCCAACTTCAGGTGCGCCTGACGCCTCTCTCTTTCGTGtcagtctccctctctctccttcTATCGCTCCTGACTCCCCCCTCACTCTGGCAATGTGGAGTCCAACCATCCCGACGCCCTCCCTTCGTGGGGCCCCCTTTTGGTGGCACATGCGGGGCCCAATCAGCTGGTGGCCTCGCACAAGCGGTGCGCGGTGGTAGATAAGGCGGATTGGGTCGCAACAGCAGAGGGATTGGTCGCGTCGCGGTGGTGCTCCTCTCTCTCCTAGTGGCGGTGCGGTGGCTGGGGGCGCAACTACGAGCTGACACTAGATCCAGCAGCATGTGGCCTAATCCAGCGACGTGCACGTGGGCTAGAGGCCAGATCCAATGGCAGGCGGATAGATCCCGGTGATTTAGCGAGAACACGTCACCGGTGAGCGACGATGCGTAGATGAACTCGACAGGCCCATGGATGGGCTCGCCGGGCTTGTCCAtggatttttcttctttttttattaaCCAAGGCAAGCATCCAACCCCTCAGAAAATATttcatttaccatgaccttttcGCCGAGGTGGTTGGCTTGCCCTTCTCGGTTAATCGATTTTGCCCGCCTCTGTTAAGTTTTGTGTAGTAGTGTGAGAAAGCAGTGGCCATTTGACGGAAAAAAGTTCAGCAACAACAATCTAGGGCCACAGCCTAAGTAAGATCAGAAGGGGAGCATGGGCCGACGACTTGGTGGATGTGTCCGCCTGAGTTGACAGGTTGTCCACAAGTGTAAGAGAGCTGCGCGGCACGGTGGCGGTGTGGTTGCGTAGAATTTCCTTGGTCTCTAGtttggctcggcccacaacaaAGGAGCTCACGAGCCAAAAAAtcatttaaggccttgtttgaatACACATGTATTTATTTCAATTCACGTGTGTTAAAATAGAATTAAACTAAGTTCATTCCAATCCACTAACACATATAGATTGAAGTGGATACACATGTAGTATCTTAACAAGGCCTAACATGGGAAGTAAGGGAaaacctttttatttttggaaATTGAGAACCCCAAACTGAATCGATTTCTAAGAAGTTAAAAACAAACTAGTCTAACAAACCGAAAAAACATGCAACAGAATGAGTGCAGAAAATATTCAAATATCGACCATGAGATTTATTAATTTAGTTTGCAAAACAATATTTTCCCTTAAACAACCATTCCAGGCTAATTACTAACGGTTGGCCAAGAACTTAGAAAGTGTGTTTGAGGTGCTCTAGTTGTTTTTAAACAACTTACTACAAACTTAAAAAGTGTGTTTGAAATGCTCGCTCGTGGAAGCCAATCTATGGTGCAACGTTAGGGCAAAATATCTTTAAGCAAAGTTAGTTTTTCACGCCCAGGAAATTGCTGGAGATACTGACCCTGTTTAATAGAGCTCTAGCTCTAGAAAATCCTGAATCTGGACATGAAGGTATGTCAAGTGTATTTACATGGTTCATCCTACTTAATTATATTTTAGATTAAATTAGATATTTAAATCAATTTTAGATCTCGGAGTCGGAGCTGTGTCAAGCGAGCAAGTTCACCTCCTCATCAAATTAGGACCAAATGCGGATGAGTTCAAAACGTCCTTATTAAGGATTGACTCAAAAGCAAATGCAAACCTTTTCATTTTAAAACTGAGCGGGAGTCCCGGGCAAGTGAATTGCAACAAAACCTATATATATCTAGGACTTGTGATATAATGATCTATTGTAGACTGATTACAATTGTTATTAGTTTCTGCAACTTGTTGCAGGAGGAACAATTAAGGCCTTTGTTTGCTGATCAATCAACAAAACGCTGGCATCGGCACCCACGGTGTAAGAGACGTGCCAGGTTCCAGACTTGCAGAGTTGCAGTACCTACGCAAATAGATGAAAAGTGTAATGGCGTCGTGACATTTAATACTAGCATGATTCCAACTAACCCATTACCTTTTGGGATCATCAACATTTTTTAACTAATGATAATTCCTATCAGCCTATATATGACATAAGACAACACAGCACAATTGATAAAAAATCTTGTACAGTTcactcccaaaataaataaatatgtttttttttacatAAGAGAAGGGTTTGCTTCCTGGAtagatatattaataaaaggatatATTATAACAAGGAAAAGAACCAAATTGATACATTACACACTTCAACAATACGTTTAGAGAAACATGATAGTATAAGGTCGTAGTGGTGATTAATATGAACACCACTTAATTATTGAGTAGAAATATATTTATCTCTGATAGCATGCATCTCTGCAGCAGCATCGTTCATTGACAATCGCTCTGTGGGCAATTGCTTTGAACAAATGACACCAAGCTGAATGACGGCCGATAAACATTCCCAGGTTCTTGTTATATGAGTTGTATCATTGCTACGGTTTACTCCATCATGTAGCCACATGTTGGAATCTGCTATCTCCATGACATTTTCAGGAAGAGCTGCCTTGGCATAATAATGCAAGCTTGTCCCATCTCTAAACATATCATCTGTCGGGCACTTCCCTGTGAACATCTCGATCAAAGTGATGCCAAGACTAAACACATCTCCAGAAGTTGACACTGCAAGTCCTTCTCCATATTCTGCAGTGGAAGGAAATCCGAGGATACATAAGTATATATGTATAAAACTCAAAGACTACTTGATGTGTATCTTACTACTAGTAATTGGATAATCCTATTGGAGCATCCACACTAGTTCTCACAAGGCTAGACATAACTAAAAATAATTCCAAATTTTGTTCACAAAAATAAAAGGCATCGGCCATCAATTCGGTATATTATAGTTATCAATGGCGACGATATGTTGATATATTGTGCTTTCTAAAAAATTCTGCAATTATAAAAACATTCTTAAATGGCCTTCTCTAGCTATCTTGTATATTTAAATGACCAACATATGACGTTGCGAAAACTAACTTAAAATAACCCCTCATCTCCGTCTAAGTTATCCGTAATGACATAATGAAAATTACCCACTTGTACTGTTATATTAACATTTTAAAGTAATCCCGAGTCTGAATCTAATAGCATGCATATGTTGTTTTTTCCTTAAAAAACTATCTGAAAAGTAATTGTATATATTTTCCAAGTTATCCACTTATGGTATCAATGCATGATGTGCGTCACTATGCAGATGACGGGTACATGTTTGAGAGAAGCATTGAATATGCCAGTTTCCATGTCCAATGAGTAACAGAAGCTAAGATTCAAACTAAAGGCAAACATATGAGCAAATGGAAAAGAGCAAAGATAAGCAATTTTGTTAAGCTCTAACACAATTGTCCATGAATTTCTGACATATTTTTTTTAACAAGTACTAACCCATGCAGCTGCACATATTGATTATTTAATAAGGATAGATGCTATAATTTGAAGCATGAACCAAACTAACTTGAGTTACCTGGAGCAATATATCCAATGGAACCTCTTATTCCTATGGTGCTACTGGAGTTCACAAGATGtttgcttgctgcttcatctagAACTCTAGCAATGCCAAAATCTCCAACACGAGCTCTCATGTCCTGATTGAGAAGGATGTTACTTGGCTTGAGATCGCAATGGATGATCGATGGCTGGCAACCGTTGTGAAGATAGTCCAAAGCATCCACAATGTCCACAGCGATATCCAACCTCTGTGACAAGCTGAGTGCTCCTTGTCCATTTTGGCCTTCTAAATTTGAGTGGATCCATCTATCTAAGCTGCCATTAGCCATGAACTCAAAGACTAGTGCTCTGAAGTCTTGACCCTGGTGGTTGATGCTAGAACAACATGTAATGATCTTTAGAAGGCATCGGTGCCTCACTCTTCTTAGTGCCTCACATTCAGCCTGGAAGCTTTTATAAGACCCTGATTGTTGGAGATTAAACACCTTAACGGCGACGACAATGGCTTGATTTTCTAGTGTGCCCTTGTATACTGTACCATATCTTCCCTTTCCAAGCACATTTGCTTCTGAGAATCCATCTGTTCCCTTCATTATATCATTGTATGGAACTACCGGAAGCTCTATCTCTGCAAATTGTGGTGGCAAACCTTTCTTCAGTACTGTCTTGGACTTTCTGTGGTGATATCCAGCCCAAACCAGAAAAAGTAAGAGGAGGAGACTTCCTACCGTTGGGATTGTTATTCTAAGatatttgggtatccctttgtTATTCTTTCTTGCACTAAAGCTTGGGCATTTTGGTAGATGGAGTTGTGGTACTCCACCACATAACGCATTGTTACCAACAATTGATAGTCCAGTCAGATTTTTGAAAACTCCTCCTTTTGGTACTTCACCTTGCAAATTGTTGTAGGACAGATCTAGATGAAGTAGCGATGTTGAATTAGCTAAACTCTCTGGGATTGTTCCGGATAAATTGTTGTGGCCAAGATACAACTCCTGTAGGTTGGTAAGGGTAGCCAGGTTGCTAGGGATGCTTCCATTCAGTTTGTTGTCCATTAAATTAAGTACAGTCAAGCCTACCATGTTCTTGAACGTAACAGGTATGCTTCCTTGGAATGAATTGCCATGCATATAGAGGATTTCCATGACCTTGCAGTTGCCAATAGTATGAGGTATCTCACCTGACAATTTGTTTCCATATAGGATGAGTTGTTCAAGAAGTACCAGATTACCGACTTCTAACGGAAGTGGTCCCTCCAGCATGTTGTTGGACAGATCAAGAAACACTGAGATCGATGGCAGCTCCATAATTTCATTAGGAATCAAGCCAGTAAGGTTGTTATTGTATAGACTTAGGGCTAAAAGTTTGCTCAAGTTTCCAATGCTCGGTGGAATTGGCCCCTCCAAGTTGTTGTTGCGTGCATAAAGTTGAAGTAGGCTAGAAAGGTTTCCGATGGAGGATGGTAGATGTCCTGAGAGGTGGTTATAATAGAGTCCTAGCTGTTGCAGTCGTGTAAGCCGTCCAATGCTTTCAGGAATGACCCCAGTGAGTAAGTTGTTGCCAAAATCAAGCATCTCAAGACTTGCCAAATTTCCAATATCTGATGGGATGACACCAGATATGTTGTTGTGGGAAATCTTCAGCTGCTGGAGATTTGTAGACAGATTAACCAACGGACCTGGCAGTTTTCCTGCAAACCTGTTCCCTCCAAAGGACAGGTGGTGTAATCTGCTACAATTCGTCAAAGAACCAATAAATTCCCACTCTTCCTCGTTGTTTGCCTGTAATATGTTTTCAGACACCGAAAACACTTCAAGTTGTCGCAATCTGCCCAATTCAGCAGGAACAACTCCAGTAAAATTATTAGATTCCAAGGCAAGAAACTGGAGCATGGTGAGATTGGTTAGTGACAGTGGAAGAGCTCCAGTAAATTGGTTTTGTCCAATCACAAGCTTTTCGATGCTAGGAAGGCTTCTCCCCAGATCAGATGGTAGACGGCCACGGAGCTGGTTGCTAGCCACATAAAAGAGAGAAAGAGATGACAGGTTGAACAGGGAAGGAGGGAGCAGACCGGAGAGATTATTATCGGAGAGGTCAAGCAAACCGAGATACGGATTGTTCCCAATGACTGCAGGGATTGATCCCTCAAGAAAGTTGACTTGCAAGGACAACCCGGCCAGCCAGGAAAGATTGCCAagagacgacgggatggttccGGTAATGCTGCTGTTGTCCAGCGCAAGAAGCAAGAGCGCCGGCATGCTGCCAATTTCTGCTGGGATGCTTCCCTGCAGGCCTTTGTTGTCTTGGATGACAATCTCACGGAGGCTGATGCAGCGGCTGATGTTACTCGGGATGACACCAGTGAGCATGTTTTCAGTCAGGTAAAGGCGTTGGAGGCGCCTGAGGGAGCCGATGCTGGCTGGGATCTCGCCCTCAAGGCTGTTGTAGCTCAGGTTGAGCAAGCGTAGGAAACTGAGGTTACCGATAGCAGGGGAGATGGTGCCGGCGAGCCCCTGGGAACTGAGGTCCAGAGAGACCACCCTCCACCGGTGCCTCCTGCCGCAGGTGACGCCCTCCCAGCTGCAGTAGCTGGTGCTCTGGTTCCACGAGTCCAGCACGCCGGAGTGCCCGGAGATCTTGGCCTTGAAAGCCACAAGAGCTTCCTCGTCGTCAGGCCATGGGTCATGGCCTGACGGATACAAGGCTGCAGCTGCAGTGGTTGTCACCATGGTGGAGATCAGcaggagcagctgcagcagaCGCCTGGTTGTTAAAGGTAAGAGCTGCATGGCCGGTGATGGCTTTCGGTTTATTGCGTGGCGGCCTGCATTGGCTGAGAGAGATAATTGCTGAAATGCGCAGATGGCCAAATGCATTGCCTCAGCTCAAGTTCCATGattgcttttttttttatggAATGGAAAGTTCATCCACCGTAGTGCTAGTGCGCTCTGCCTAATCATTCTGTTAGCTGCCTTATCATGAGCCCATGGTCTTTAGAAAGCAGGATTTTGGCGGATTCAGGTTTTACTCAAGACTAGGGACTCTAATTAAGAAGTTAAGAATGTCGTACGATACACATGAACAGATGATGAGATGAGAAAAAAAGACAAAATATTCAGTGCAAACTACATCTTCGGTGTAATCTTGAAAACCCTTTGCAAAATCATATCCAtgagttttcaaaaaatttgaaactatgCACATTAATAGTGTATCTGTAGATGTGCATTGtcaaaaaatttaagattcaaACTTGTTTTGAAAAAGTTCATACAAAAATGACAAATTTCATTTGCATATGCACTAAATGACGAATTTTGTCCTCCAGTGCATATGCAaatgaaatttgttattttcataCGCATTTTTGCTAAAGGAGTTTGAATCTCAAAATTTGTGACAGTGCACATCTATATATGCATTATTGCTGTGcatagttttaaaatttttgaaaactcTTAAGTATAGTTTTAA encodes:
- the LOC8069093 gene encoding probable LRR receptor-like serine/threonine-protein kinase At3g47570; translation: MHLAICAFQQLSLSANAGRHAINRKPSPAMQLLPLTTRRLLQLLLLISTMVTTTAAAALYPSGHDPWPDDEEALVAFKAKISGHSGVLDSWNQSTSYCSWEGVTCGRRHRWRVVSLDLSSQGLAGTISPAIGNLSFLRLLNLSYNSLEGEIPASIGSLRRLQRLYLTENMLTGVIPSNISRCISLREIVIQDNKGLQGSIPAEIGSMPALLLLALDNSSITGTIPSSLGNLSWLAGLSLQVNFLEGSIPAVIGNNPYLGLLDLSDNNLSGLLPPSLFNLSSLSLFYVASNQLRGRLPSDLGRSLPSIEKLVIGQNQFTGALPLSLTNLTMLQFLALESNNFTGVVPAELGRLRQLEVFSVSENILQANNEEEWEFIGSLTNCSRLHHLSFGGNRFAGKLPGPLVNLSTNLQQLKISHNNISGVIPSDIGNLASLEMLDFGNNLLTGVIPESIGRLTRLQQLGLYYNHLSGHLPSSIGNLSSLLQLYARNNNLEGPIPPSIGNLSKLLALSLYNNNLTGLIPNEIMELPSISVFLDLSNNMLEGPLPLEVGNLVLLEQLILYGNKLSGEIPHTIGNCKVMEILYMHGNSFQGSIPVTFKNMVGLTVLNLMDNKLNGSIPSNLATLTNLQELYLGHNNLSGTIPESLANSTSLLHLDLSYNNLQGEVPKGGVFKNLTGLSIVGNNALCGGVPQLHLPKCPSFSARKNNKGIPKYLRITIPTVGSLLLLLFLVWAGYHHRKSKTVLKKGLPPQFAEIELPVVPYNDIMKGTDGFSEANVLGKGRYGTVYKGTLENQAIVVAVKVFNLQQSGSYKSFQAECEALRRVRHRCLLKIITCCSSINHQGQDFRALVFEFMANGSLDRWIHSNLEGQNGQGALSLSQRLDIAVDIVDALDYLHNGCQPSIIHCDLKPSNILLNQDMRARVGDFGIARVLDEAASKHLVNSSSTIGIRGSIGYIAPEYGEGLAVSTSGDVFSLGITLIEMFTGKCPTDDMFRDGTSLHYYAKAALPENVMEIADSNMWLHDGVNRSNDTTHITRTWECLSAVIQLGVICSKQLPTERLSMNDAAAEMHAIRDKYISTQ